The genomic stretch ACCGTCGCGGTGCCTGCCGAGGGCGGCCGGGTGGAGGCCTACATCAGCGGCCACGACATCCTGCTGGACACAGCCGATGTGGATAACGCCGACCTGCCGGCGCTCTGCTTTGCCAAGGCCGTCGTCACCCCCTCCACCCCTGAGGGGATGGTCGTCGGCCTGACCGCCACCCTGCCGGCCTGACCATGACAGGACCGCAGATGACGGGAATGGCCGCTCAGGGTCCGCTTCCCGCTGGGATGCTGCGCATCCGCCTGGGCAACCAGGAGCGCTATGTCTGGCCGGTGCACCTGCCCGGCTGGCTGGGGCTCGGCTGGCGGGTTGCCGGGGCCGAGGCCACAGCCGGAGCGTCATCGGCTGGGGGCGCCGCAGCAGAGCCGCCAGCACCCATCGCCGCGGCTGCATCCGAGCTGCTGGAGCTGGATGATGCAAAACCTGCATCAACCCGCGGTCGCCGAGGCCGGCGCCGCAAGGACGAGGCCCTGCCCGTGGAACCGGCTGACACCGGCGCCGGCACCGTCAGCGATAACAGCGACAGCGATGCAAGCGGCAAAGAGCTCAGCAAACAGGAGCAGGACGCTGAACCCCCTGCTGCTGGCGGCTCAGAGCCGGATCCAGATCCCGACCTCGCTGTTGATCCATCGCCCGATGCAGAACTCGCTCTCACCGCCCTGCCGGATGACCTCTTCGACGACCCGCTGATCTGATCCCCTGCTGGCCATGCCCTACCCCCTGCCCCAGCAACCCAGCACCGTGGGCGGTCAACGGGTACGGCTGCTTCCACCCGTCGGCTGCCCAGGGTTAGAGCAGTGGGTGCTGCCGATGGAGTTCAGCCGCTGGGCCGAGCTGGGCTACCGCAAGGGCCCCATCCCTGCCGATGACCTCGAACTCTTCTGGCTGCCGGCCGACAGCCGCTGGAACGAACCCATCGGCTCGGCTGCCATCGAGCTGCTGATCAACCCCCGCTACACGGTGCCCACACCGATCTCGGTGACCTGGGGCGACGGCAGCAGCAACGTGGTGCCCTGGCCCGCGGTCTCCAGGCAGGCGCCGCGGCTGCGGCACGTCTACGCCCAGCGGGCCGATGTGACCGTGCAGGTGCAGCTGGGGATGCTGATCGCCACCCTCCGCGTCGCCCTGGTGGGTTGCCCGGTGCCACCCCAGCAACTGCTGAAAAACCGCGACGGCGGCGGCGGCACCGGTGGTGTGATCCAGCCGTTGATCCCCAGCGGCGGCATCACCGGTGAGCCCTACGACGGCCGCCATGCCGTGGTCTGGCGCCTACGGATCCACCCGAATGGTGGCTTGGGTTTCCTGCCGGACCCCAGCAGCGGTGAGCCGGCCCTGGCGGTGGTGCAGGAATCAGGCGTCGGCAGTAGGGCCACCCGCTGGTATTCCGGCGACGGCCCACCACCAACCACCCTGCAGCCGCCACCGGCCGTGGGCGACTTCTACCTGGACCGGCTGAGCGGGCAGGTCTACGAACTTTCCGCTTGATCGCCGTGCCCGATACGAACAAGGGCTTGGCGGAACGGGTGGAGGTGTTCACCCGTGCCACCAGCGATGCCCTGCAGAAGGCTGTGGGCGAGGTGCTCGATGCCAAGGGTCCCTGGCAGCTGCTTTATCGCCTCTCGCGCATCGTGCTGCTCGGCCTGGTGCTCTACACCGCCTGGCTGCTGATCACCCTGCAGCCGGAGCTGGCCAAACGCATGGCCACTCCGCAGGCCCAGAGCCTGCAGGAGCAGGTGCGTGCCCGCCAGGGCCAGGTGCAGACGCTGCTCCGCACTGCGATTGAAACCAACCGCTCGGGCCTGCACACCCTGGCCCTCTTGCAGTGGAACGGCGGCAGCAGCGTGACCGTGCTGGCAGCCGATGGCCGCAGCAACCAGCTGGGGATGAGGCCGGGTCAAGAACCGCTGCTCGGCGTCGAGATGGCCGAGGCCCTGGGTCACGCTGCCCTGGGCCTGTGCGCCAGCGACGAATCCGGCGCTCTGCCGATGGCGGTGCGTTCCGTGGCCACGGGCAACGGCATGCTGCTGCTCTGCCCGGTGGGTTGCAGCAGCACAGAGCGCAGCAAGGGACTGCTGCTGGCGCTCTACGACCAAGAGCGGCCAGAGTCCCCTGGTGGCTTGCACGAGCGTCAGCAGAAGCAGTTGCAGCTGATTTCCCAGCGACTCGGCCAGCTCCTGGAGCAGCGCTGAGCGCAACTCCAAATTTGGCGTCGATTAGGAGTTCGCTCGGAGTTGGGGGAGCCCAGCCCCTGGGCAACTGGCAAAAGCCAGTGACGTCGCCGCCTTTGCTCCGTGCCCCTCTCCTGGCGTCAGCTCGCCTCACTGCTCGGACCGCCAGGGCCGATGACACCGCTGGTGCTCTCGATGCCCAGCCCCCAGGCCAATGACCGGCGCATCCTGCTGCGGGCACCGCAGGCCCAGACCATCAGCCGCGTTGATGCCGTACTCAGCGGCGGCACCAGCCCCAGCGTCTCCTTCTCGCTGCGCCATGGCGCCGACGTTTCCGCTGCTGGCACAGTCGCCACGACGGATCCGATCACCGTCACCAGCACCACCACCGGCAGCGCGAGCACCAGCTTTCAGAGCCCCATCTTTCCCGCTGGTCACTGGCTATGGCTGCAGGTCACGGCGGCCTCCGGCAACCCTCTGGGCCTGACGGTTTCGATCGAGCTGCAGTAAGGCCCCTGCCTTCCGGAAGGGAAGACAGGAGGCTGGGGCCGGGCTTGGAGAAGCTGGGGCGCGGGACTGCACGCGCCCAGCGTCGCCGGTCTGGATCAGCAGGTGGCTGGGGAGGCGCTGCCTGCCTCGGCAACACTCCACCTCTATTCGGACCCTGCCAGCCCTGGCCGTCCCCCGATGGGGACAATCCCGCTCCCTGGCAATAGCCGATGACGCAACACCCGTCTGGCTGCCATGGGGTCCTGGAATTCCACCGGTTCAATCCGCGGTCCTGAGGGCCCCGCCGGCCCGCAGGGCTCTCCCGGCGTTCAGGGCAACCAGGGGCCTGCTGGCCCCCAGGGACCCCAGGGCCCGGCCGGTCTGCAGGGCCCCGAGGGTCCCGCTGGCCCTTCTGGTCCGGCTGGTCCGACCGGATCGCAGGGCATCCAAGGTCCAGCCGGCATCGGCATCAACTTCAAGGGCTCGGTGGCGGCGATCGCCAACCTGCCCGCCAATGCCGCACAGGGCGATGCCTACCTGGTGCAGGCCGACGACTCGCTGCGGGTGTGGGACAGCGGCACCAACAGCTGGGTGAATGGCGGCTCGATCCAGGGCCCGCAAGGCCCTGCGGGTGTGGCGGGCCCTGCTGGGGCGACAGGGCCTCAGGGCCCGGCTGGGCCGCAAGGGCCCCAGGGCATTCAGGGACCTGCCGGCATCGATGGCCTGATCGGTCCTCGCGGTACGGGCTGGTTCACCGGCAGCGGTGCTCCACCGCTGAACATCCCTGGTGCCGTCGATGGCGACCTCTACCTCGACCTGCTCACCGGCACCGTCTATCAGCTCGGCCCGATCCGCGTGGCCGATCTGCCCGCCATCGGCAGCTCCTTCCAGGGCGGCTACTACGCCGGCCTGATCAGCCACACCGCCAATGGCGTGGCCACCCATGCGCTGATCATTTCGCCCAAGGCCGCCGGCTCGCTGCTGAACGTGGCCTGGAAGACCGCCAACACCGCCAGCACCGGCACCACGAGCGTGTTCGACGGTTGGGCGAACAGCGAGGCGATGAACAACGCCAGCCATCCGGCCGCGCAGTTCTGCCGCTCGCTCAACATCGGCGGCTACGACGACTGGTACCTGCCCGCCACCCAGGAGTGGGATGTGCTGTATCGGTCCTTCAAACCGGAGGCGACGGCCAACGGCACCTATTCGGGGGCGGGCTATGGCGCCAACCCCTATGCGGTGCCGGCGGGCGGCAACTACACCGACAGCAATCCCGCCCTCACCTCCGTGCTCGCCTTCCGCGCTGGTGGCGCCGAGACGCTCAAGCACTTCGACGAGAACGTCGGCGACGATCCCTTCTTCCACTGGACCTCCACCCAGGCCGCCAGCGGCACCGCCTACCTGCGGATGACCTACCTGGGTGATCAGTTCGCCGAGAGCAAGACGATCGCCTCAGGCACCCAGGTGCGGGCCATCCGCCGCATCCAGGTGCTGCCCTGATGCTCTGCCCCACCCTCTGCTGCTGATGGGAACCGGCTGATGGCCAACTGGCTGCCGCGTACCCAAGTTCCCGGCCAGCGGCTGAGCGTGAGCGCCACCACCACGCCCCTGCTGCCAGGTGCCAGTGCCCTGCTCGATCTGCCGGGCCTGGGGCGGTTGGGGCATTTCCTGGCCGTCAGCACCGATGCGCCGGGCTGGGTGAGCTTTTACAGCTCAGCTAGCGCACGCGAGGCCGATGGCAGCCGCCCCATCACCCAGGACCCGACTCCGGGGAGCGGGGTGCTGCTCGATCTGGTGACCACTAGCGCATCCCTCACGGTTGCTGCTCCGCCGGGCGGCACCTACTTCTCAACCGAAAGTCCTGCGGCGGCGCCACTGCTGCGGGCGGTGGTGCGCAACACCGGCACCGCCCAGGCCGCCATTGCTCTGACCGTCACCGCCGTGGTGCTTGCGCCATGAGCCGCACCCTGATCGACATCAGCCGCCTCGGCACCGACACCACCTGGCCCTCTGTCGCCACCGAGGTGAACGGGTATCTGCAGAGCTGGCTCAGCGCGGCCAATGCCCAGGTGAGTCAGCACCAGCTGCGCATCGTCACGGCCCCCAACCCCGAGGCCACCGCCACGGACCCTTGCGGCTGGCGCCTGGAAGCGACCTTGTCGCAGCTCACCCCAGGCGGGGATCCGGCGGTGCTGCTGCTGGAGGTGTTCCTCACCGGCACCACCCTTCAGATTCGCCCGGGCATCGGCAACACCGAGCCCTACGTGGGCGCCGACACCGAACAGGGCTGGGTGTACCCCGCTGGAGACGTGGGCTACACCAGCGGCACCTGGAGCACCACGCCGCTGCCCTTCAACGCGCAGGTGGGCTGGTCGCTGGCACCTGGCGCTGAATACTTCGTCTTTGCCTACAGCCAGCACCGCTACACCAACCGCCAGGCGGTGCCACTGCTGATTGCCCGCGATCAGGTGTCCGGGCACTGGATCCTGGCGGCTTCTCCGCCCTCGACCAGCGATGGGCTGCGGGCGGTGAGCTGGAACGTCCGCTCCGGCCAGCCCTCAGGCTCCCGCACCCTGCTGCGCGACAGCTTTACGACACCAGTGATGATCCGCCAGCCCGCCGAGCTGGTGATCGCCACCACTGACTGGAGCTACTACGAGAGCGCCAACGAACCGGCCCAGTTCTGGGAGCCGCTGCTGTTGCCGCCCGACTTCGCGGCGGTGAATCTGAGTAGCGCAGCGATGAGCTACTTCAAGCCACCCGATGGCAGCGAGTGGCTGGCGATCGGCGGCCATGGCCTGCTGCTGCGCACCAAGGAGACACCCCCATGACCTATCAGGTGTTCTGCCAGAGCTTTGCGCCCGGCAGCTGGAAGTGGACCAGCAAGGACCCCGCCGGGGTGGGCCTGCAGCTCGATGCCGCTTTACGGGCCTTCGCCGCCGTGGTGAACGACCACCCTGATAACGCCAGCACCCCCCTCTCGGTCATCCGCTCCCATGCCGATGCCACCGCCAACCGCTGGGGTTACACCTGGCAGCTGGGGCACCCCGTTGAACCGGCGCACCTCTGGTTCCTCACCGAGAGCACCACAGCGCAAGGGGAGTCGCAGAGCAGCAGCAGTGCGGTCTTCGGGAACGCGCTGGCGAGCACCTTCACCAACAACACCAGCAACGGCGGCTACGGCTCCTACAACAATTCCTCCATCAACAGCACCGCTCTGGCGTATGTCGACAGCACCCTCACCGGGGCCACCGCCATCGGCGCGATCCTGCTGATCGCACGCGACACCACCCCCGGCAAGGAGTTCTTCTGCTGGGCCCTCAAGACCCATGGCGGCAACGATGACCTGCATCGCGACAGCTGCCATGCCCTCTACAAAAGCCCCGGCACCACGGGCTGGAACTCGATCGCCGTCTTCCCCCGCACCAGCAAGCAGTTCTACGGGCAGGTGGTGCTGCACGGCTATTCGGGCAATCGCTTTGCCGGCCTTCCCTCGGCGATCGGCGCGAGCATCACCGCCAACGGCCACCAGCTGCGCAGCGGCATCGCCCTGGGCCACTACGACTTCACTCTCCAGGCCCAAGGGCTCTTTGATTCACCGCCACCGCTGATCCAGCTGCCGGCGCCGCTGTTCATCGGCTCCACCACCATCCGAGGCGCCAGCACCCATTTCGGTAAGGTGACCAGGCCCGATGGGGTGATGCTGCAGCTGGGGCAGCGCTCCAGCGAGCGGGATGTGTGGCTGTGGCTGCCCACCGGCACCAGCCACAACGAGGTCAACCCCTGGAGTTCCGCCCTGGCCCTGAGCCACTGGCGGGAATGCAACGAGCTGCACTTCATCAGCAGCCTTCCCCCTCAGGGTCTGCAGCTGATCACCGGCACGGCGGACTTCATCCGCCACTTCCCGCCGATGAGTGCCGCCGGCACCAAGCAGCATCCGCAGCAGGGGCCCCTGCTCTCCAGCTCCGGTGGTGGGGGAGATGGGGATGATGGCAGCGGCGCCCTGGCCAGGCCGACCACAGGGTTGCTCTGGCCTCGGGGGGGCGTGAGGTGAGCGTTGTCCGCCCCTGGGGGAGAACCAATCAACACCGATATGCAGCTGCCGGTTCATCTTCAGGGCATCAGCGGAACCCTTTGGCGTCACCCTTGCGCGGCTGGCGTTTCAGCAGCTGGCGCGGGTCGTAAGGCTCATGACTGCCAAGGCGCCGGAAGGCGGGCTGGAATCCTTCTGCACTCAGGCGGCGCCAATTCAGATCAACATCACCTTCCACCTCCAAGGTCACGCTGCAGGCCTGCACTGTCAGCAGAATGTCCCCCAACGCCGCCAACGGATCTGCACCACCAGCAAGCCAGGGCTCAATCGCAGCAAACAGTCGATCCAGAAGGCGAGCACCGGTGCTTTTGACAAGGACAACCGGATCGACCACTTCGGCAAGCAAATAGCCCTGTTCATGGCCAAGGCCCTGCCACACATGAGCAAAGGCTATGTTCACCTCCCTCAGTGTTGGTAATCGATCGGCAATGAACAGCGATCGCCTCCCACCAGGGCTGATCAGCATGGCGTACAACGCATAATCCCGCTCACCGCCTGGGCCGCGTGTTGCCATGACCTGATCGGGCTGGACCACTGCACACCCTCCAAGAGCTGGAGATCCTATGGGCCCTGATCGCCGCAGCCTGTCGCGCACGGCCTGGATGAAAGGCCGAGTGACGGACAGGCGGGGATCTGCAGCTCACCCGGCAGGCCCCTACCGGGCTCGCACCAACCTCCCACGCACCTGCTCCCGCTCAGCTCGCCTGGCCGGCAGGGGCGCCCCCCGCAGGATGGCTTCAATGCGCTCCACCAGATACTTGGGCACCATCCCGCCCGCTACCCGCTCGCGGGGCAGCAGGAAGCCCCCAGCCAGCCGATTCCACTGGGCAGATTCCTGATGCAACAGCCGCCCGCCCTTGCCGCTTTTCTCAAAGCGCACCAAGGAGCCCCCATCAGCGGAGGCATGGAGGGTGACGCGCCAGCGGATCCCGCTCTGGAGGACATCGTGGAGAACCTGGACCTGGGCCATGGCCATAACGGCGGAGGACCCGACCCAGAGGCGGCGCCGCGCAAGGGCTGGCCAGGACCCGATGCAGTCGCGTCCCAAGGGCAATCGGGTCCTGTGGCGGCCAGCTCGTGGAACCCTTGCGCGAGCGCCGCAGCATGGGAAGGGCCGCCGACGTCTTGATCGGCTACCACCAGACCATGGCAACGTTCCTGCGCCCACCGGACATGCTCGTGAGCCTGGCGTACGACATCGGCCCTGATGCGACACCCGAACAGGCCGAGCGACTGTTTGATGCCTTGGTCAGGAGGGGCCTTCTGAGGCCGTGGGAGCACGGCTTCTGGGAGTTGGCGACGCTCACGAAGGACGAACTCCGCGCAATTATTGAGGTGACGATCTGAGATTGGCGACAGCCGACCATCCCAGACCGCCGCGGACAGCCCACTAGCTATCCCGTCCATCGACCACGAATCACGGCTGAGGTGAGTCGGCATCTGGGCCGTGGTGCAATGTGCTCCGCGGAACATGGTTCCAGCCCCCTTCTCACGCCATCGTGCGGGTAACTGGAGCCAAGGGCATGAGCTGGCCTGAACTGGAACGGTTGGTGGCTGATGCGGAAGCCAGTCAAGAGATGCGGCAGACCTTGCGCCAATGCCGCAGCCCCCAGGACCTGCTGCTGGCTGCCCGCCGGCAGGGTTACCGGGTAACGCGCATCGACCTGCAGAACGCCTGGCTTGAGCATCAGCAGTGCCCGGAAGCAGCGATTCACCATGCTTTGGCAGGCATCGCTGCTGGAGCTGAGATTCAGATGCTGATCGCCGACTGACGGGATCCTCAGGAGGTGACCGGCGGATCAGGAAGAAGCACGTGCTCGCACACCGCCTGCACGGCGGAAACTTCCGCCTCATCGGCGATGCTCTCCAGGGCGGCCGCCAGCTGAGCCAGCCTGGCTTCTGTGCCCTCATCGGGGAACTCGACGCTCAGGTCGTGACGTAGCACCTGCTCGTCGGTGCCCATGCCGGCCGCCATGCAGTAGCCGATCTTGGCCAGTACCTCCCTGAGCTTGAGCCGCAGCTCCTGGAGTTCGAGCGGGGGATTGGGGATGTCGCTGAACACGGCTCCTGACGCTGTCTGACTCCCCCCACGATGCCGGCTGATCGCTGCATCAGTCCTCCCCCTACAGGAAGCCCAGGCGGACTTTGATGGTTGTGGCGATGTACGCAGGCTCCGCCAGATCCCTGAGCAATCGGCATGGAGAGCCCAAGCGCTCCACTGCTGGACCTCCATCCAGCCGGCCCGAGAGCTCAGCTGCAGTGGTGGGCCGCAGCCGCCGCCAGCGCCCCATGGGCCGGAAAGGTGATCACGAACGAGCGAGCGGCCACGGCGCAGAGGGGCAAGCCCCAGCGGCCGCCGCAGCTGATGCACTGGATCTTGCGCCCGCCTCTCCCCCGGCGACTGGCGGGGCAGGCCACGAACCGCACGCCCTGATGGCGAAAGACTGCGGGCGCATCGGGCGGCACGACGCAGACCACCGGGATGCCCTGCCGCTGCAGCCCCGCTGCCACGGAGCGGGACTCGGTGGAGGCATTGATCACCAGGCCCTGGGCCGCCGCCAGACGGAGGGTGGCTTGATTGGCGGGGCCCATGGGGAAGTGGGTGTAGGACCACGCCGCCCGCAGGTGGCGTGTGGCCTTGGCCAGCTGGAGCAGCAGGCCCTGATCGATGCGCAGCGGATTGGCCGGCTCGGGCCATTGATCGCCCGCCACGCAATGGCGGAACAGGATCCCGGCCGGCAGCGCCAGCACCTGCTTGATGAAAGCCGCCGCCGGCAGGCCGCTCTCGCCCCGGCTGAGCCGATCCCACTGCAGGCGGGTGCGGAAGCCAGCCTCGGCGTAGCAGCCCTGATCCCCGGCGAGGGGGCAGGAGGAGGGGCAGGTGAGCCGGCTGGTGCTGGAGACGGCGATCGGCCCTGTTTTGGCATTGCTGCTCGGGAAGCTGAGGGCAGCGCGATGGGACTCGGCAGGGGCCACGGCTGAGGGGACGCAGGACCCCGCCCCCATCCGCGCCGCCGGTCAAGGGCTCGCCACATCCCGATGGCGCGACAGCGCCCATTACGACAAACGGCGAGCCAGGCCTGACCCTTGCCGCGGCGCGGATCCTGGGGCGGCCTGCGGACTCGGCCGGGCACCCCGAGGACCATCGAGTCGGAGCCATCCGCTGCCAGGCCAATGGCCAGAGAAAATCCGGCTTCGCTGCAGTCGCATACCCTCAGCGATGCGCCCTGTCCATGGGGTCAACCGCCGGGTGGCTCAGTTTTCGATGTCGCCTCGCTGCCGATGCAGCAAACCCCTGCGAGCCAGGCCCCGAGAGGCCTGAGCCGCAGGGGCATGGGGCCTCAGAGCACCCGCACCTGGGCCTGGGTCCCGAGCACGATCTGCTGATTCGAGGCCAGGATCAGCGCCTCGGTGCGGGGCACGTAGTGCGGCTGGGGGCTGATGTGACCCTCGCGATCGAGGAACAGCACCCGCAGCAGCTGGCCGGCGGCATCAAGCAAATGCACCGAGACGATGCGGATGGGGCAGCAGGGCCAGCAGGGGGAGAGGGAGGCCATGGCCGGGAAGGCGAACGACCGGGCCGAATCGCACCGGCAAGGAGACGGCCGGCAAGGGGCCCGAGCCTGCGAGGGATTCACGTCAGCCCTTGCCGGCCGGCCCGCGCCGGTGCAGGCCCAGGCGGCGTTCGCCGGCCCGGCCGGCCAGCACCTACCGGGGCCTTCAACCAGACCGTCACCGGATTTGCCTGCGTCCTGAGCGCACCAGCCGCTGCCGGGGGGGGGCACTGGTCGCGTCCCACCTGACCCTCGATGCAGGAAAGAAGCCGGGATCAGGGCTCCCGGCAGGCCCTGGCGATCACAGCGGCATCGCCATCCGCGCCTCCTGCTCCCCCTGCAGGGCGGCATCGATTTCATCGACCCGCTGCAGACACTGCTGGATCGCGGGGAGCACCTCCTCTTCCAGCAGGGTGATCTCCTCCTCCCCATAGGGGAACTCAATCCAGGTGCGGCGCAACGGCCGGCCGGCGGAGCGCTGCAGGATCCGCTCCACGCAGCGGAGGGTGGACTGCAGCAGCAGGAACGGATCCTCCTCAGGCGAGCAGAACGGGGAGGGAGCGGCCGTGACAACCATGGATGTAGGGCGCCAGGGGGCGCAGCGACGGGACCGATCCCAGCCATGGCCCGACATCAGGAGGGCCATAGCGTGGAGAGGCCCGGCGCAAGACCCCAGAGGAGCGGACCCCAGAGGGGCGAACCCCAGAGGGGCCACCAGCCGCAGATCCCCCGACCCAGGCGCTGCGCGGCACCCGCCTCAGCCCTCCGCCAGCACCGCCCAGCCCGTGCCCTCTCCTTCCACCATCCAGCGCCGCCCGAAGTTCCGGCGGCTGTAGCGACAGAAGCGCGCCTTCCCGCCCAGGGTGGTGCCGTCTACCAGATCCGCCTCCCCCAACGGGTCGTGCACGATTAGTTGGGATGGCCTGATGCCGACGACGATCAGCCAGTGGCCGCCGCCGGCCGGGCTGCTGACCGGGCCGCGGTGCAGGTAGCCGCAGGGCACGGGAATGCCGGCGGCGATCTGTTGCTCGAGGGTGGAGAAGCTGGCCTGCTTGCTGAACCTGGCCGTGATGCCGTAGCTGGCGAGGGCCTTGATCTGGGCCGCCGGATCGGTGGTGTCGCCGAACTGGTGGACCCGGGCCAGGTACTGGTCGTCGCCATTCGGCCCGGTGAGCAAGCCGGGCCTGAGGAAGGCCAGGAGCATGGCGCAGCTGGAGGAGAAGCACATGCGCCGGCCCTGATCGGTGGCGGAATCGAGCTGGGCAAACCAGGGCACCGGCAGTGGGTTGGTTCGGCTGGGAGGCCTTGGCGACGGTGATCGGACCGGAAGTGATGGCGCCGGGGACGCAGCAACCCCGAGCTGATGGGAAGTCCAGAGGCGCCTCAGGGTGCCGCCTTCCTCCAGGGCCTGGGG from Synechococcus sp. CBW1107 encodes the following:
- a CDS encoding Nif11 family protein; amino-acid sequence: MSWPELERLVADAEASQEMRQTLRQCRSPQDLLLAARRQGYRVTRIDLQNAWLEHQQCPEAAIHHALAGIAAGAEIQMLIAD
- a CDS encoding C39 family peptidase; translation: MSCPIPAGDYVKHFDPALPHHRAWLLAVLEQLVSHEPQALEEGGTLRRLWTSHQLGVAASPAPSLPVRSPSPRPPSRTNPLPVPWFAQLDSATDQGRRMCFSSSCAMLLAFLRPGLLTGPNGDDQYLARVHQFGDTTDPAAQIKALASYGITARFSKQASFSTLEQQIAAGIPVPCGYLHRGPVSSPAGGGHWLIVVGIRPSQLIVHDPLGEADLVDGTTLGGKARFCRYSRRNFGRRWMVEGEGTGWAVLAEG